The nucleotide sequence TTAAAAGCATCTCCATACACTCCTCAAGATGTTCTAATTTTTCTGTGTGTTTTTCCAATGCAATTTTAAACTGCCTAAGTAGTGTTTCATCATCCATCTCATCACAAAAATACGCCTTTAGTCTAAAAATATCCTTAGGTGTAGGTTCCAGAGGTTCATCCTTTTTTAGCCACTTTTGTAAAGCCTCTTTCCCATTTTCCGTTATGGTATATAATTTTTTTTCTAATTTTTCCCCTTGTATAACGGTTTTATATGAAATTAGCCCCTCATCTGTTAACTTTTTTAGCTCAGGATAAATTTGACTGTGTTTAGCATACCAAAACTCTACTAAACCAGAATTAAATTCCTTTGCTATATCATATCCTGTTAGTGGTTTTCTATTTATTAATCCTAAAATTGCATATTTTAAATTTCTCACTTAATTGCACCTCATTCTTTTTTATAAGCTTTACTACACTATGTTTACTTTAATTACTTCCCAAATTTAAAAATTATATTAACGTTACTTAACATTCTATCATCATTGGATGCAGAATAAAATATCTTATAAATATAAACATGTATACATTGACATATTTCTCTAAACAATATTATAATATATACGAAATATAAAGTATTATAAAAAAATTTGTCTAATATTTAACAATGTTATTGAGGAGGGTACTTATGAACAAATACAAGAAATTATTTGAACCAATCAAAATTGGAAAATGTGAAATCAAAAACCGTTTTGCATTAGCTCCAATGGGCCCTTTAGGACTAGCTGATAGTGAAGGTGGTTTCAACCAAAGAGGAATAGACTACTATACTGAAAGAGCAAAAGGTGGCACAGGATTAATAATAACAGGAGTTACCTTTGTAGATAATGAAGTTGAAGAACACGGAATGCCTAATTGTCCTTGTCCAACACATAATCCAGTTCAATTCGTAAGAACTGGTAGAGAAATGACTGAAAGAATACACGCATACAATTCTAAAGTATTTTTACAAATGTCAGGTGGATTTGGTAGAGTTACTATACCTACTAACTTAGGAGAATTTCCTCCAGTTGCCCCATCTCCAATTCAACATAGATGGCTTGACAAAACTTGTCGTGAACTTACAGTAGATGAAATTAAATCAATAGTTAAAAAATTTGGTGAAGGAGCTTTTAATGCTAAAAGGGCCGGCTTTGATGGAGTTCAAATTCATGCTGTTCATGAAGGATACCTTATAGATCAATTTGCTATTTCATTATTTAATCATAGAACCGATGAATACGGCGGAAGCTTAGAAAATAGACTTCGCTTTGCAAGAGAAATCGTTGAAGAAATTAAAAATCGCTGTGGAGAAGATTTCCCTGTAACACTTAGATATTCACCAAAAAGCTTTATTAAAGATCTTAGAGATGGAGCACTTCCTGGTGAAGAATTCGTTGAAAAGGGAAGAGACCTTGACGAAGGTGTTGAGGCTGCAAAACTTCTTGTATCTTATGGATATGATGCTTTAGATACAGATGTTGGTTCTTATGATTCATGGTGGTGGAGTCATCCGCCTATGTACCAGGAAAAAGGCTTATATAGAAAATACGCTAAATTAATGAAGGATACTGTTGATGTTCCAGTTATTTGCGCTGGAAGAATGGATGATCCTGATATGGCCTTAGAAGCTGTAGAAAATGGAACCTGCGATGTTATAAGTCTAGGAAGACCTCTTCTTGCAGACCCTGACTACGTAAATAAGTTAAGAAGTAATAAATGCAAATCAATAAGACCTTGTATTTCCTGTCAAGAAGGTTGTATGGGACGTGTTCAACATTACTCAATGTTAAACTGCGCTGTAAACCCTCAAGCTTGTAAGGAAAGAGCTAACTCACTTACTCCAATAATTAAAAGCAAAAAAGTATTAATAGTTGGAGGAGGAGTTGCTGGCTGTGAAGCTGCTAGAGTTCTAGCTCTTAGAGGTCATGAACCTGTACTTTATGAAAAGAGCAATAGATTAGGCGGAAATCTTATACCTGGTGGAGCACCAAGCTTTAAAGAAGATGACATAGCATTAGCTGATTGGTATACAAATACCTTAAAAGAGCTAAACGTTGAAGTCAACTTAAATAGCGAGGTTACAAAAGAACAAATTTTAAATTCCAAGTTTGATACAGTAATCGTAGCAACAGGATCAACTCCAAAGGTTTTCCCACTTGGAGATGACGAAAAAGTATTCACCGCTGCTGAAGTATTACTAGGACAAAAAGATCCTGGAGAAACAACTGTTGTAGTTGGAGGAGGTCTAGTAGGCTGCGAATTAGCATTAGATCTTGCTAAAAAAGGCAAAAAGGTAACTATTGTTGAAGCCTTAAATAAAATACTAGCTTTAAATGGTCCTTTATGTTCTGCAAACAGCGAAATGCTTCAAAAATTAATACCTTTTAATGGCATCGATGTAAAGGCAAATTCAAAAGTAAAAGGATACAAAAATGGATTGCTTAAAATGGAAACAGAAAACGGAATAGAAGAATTACCATGTGATTCAGTAATATTATCTGTTGGATATAAAGAAGAAAACTCCTTATACAAGGAATTAGAATTTGAAATTCCAGAAATCTACCTTCTAGGAGATGCTCGTAAGGTATCTAATATCATGTATGGTATTTGGGATGCTTTTGAAGTTGCAAACCATATATAAATAGTAAAAAACCCCGAAAGGGGTTTTTTTATTGATATTAATTAAACTAAGAATAAAAAGTCTAACACTGCTAAATAATAATTGTATACATAACTTTAAAGGAGATAAAAATGGAACTCAACTTAATATTCAAAACAATTATTCTCTTTTTAGCAGGAACTTTCATTTTAAGAATAGCTGGAAGAAAATCTATATCTCAAATGACTATGGCTCAAACCATTGTAATGATTTCTTTAGGTGCTCTTTTAGTAGGACCTATAGTCAGCAAAAGTCTTATTGTAACAATTCTTATAGCTTGTCTTCTTGGCCTATTAATGATAGCCACAGAATACATTCAAATGAAATCAGACTTTCTAGAAAACCTATTTAGTGGGAAATCAGTCATGGTAATTGAGAACGGAAAAGTCAATCTAGTAAAATTAAGAAAATTAAGAATGTCTCTAGATAAACTAGAAATGCGTCTACGGGAAGCTGGCATATCTTCCATAGAGGATTTAAAATATGCAACAATTGAGCTAGATGGTCAACTAGGATATGAATTGAAGGATGAAAAAAAGCCCTTAACAAAGGAAGATTTTAATCTTATGATGTCAGAAATATCTAACATGAAAAAATCACTGAAATATGGCATAAATCCTAGCAATCTCCCCAAAAATGATATATTTGAGGAAGTCAAAACTAATAAATTTGAAGGTGATGACAAAGAACCAAGTTAAAAACAGAGCACAAACAATGTACTCTGTTTTTTTATATACTTAAATAACCTTCCAATCATCATTTCCCTTAAGAATATTGGTTATGGAATACTTTTCTACTTCCTTGTCATTTAAAAGTTTCGCCCATTTAACTCTTTTATCATTTGCTGCACCTGGACCATAGCTTTTATACTCTGCATAGTAGCTTTCTTTTTCAGCATTTGCCTTATTCCAATTATGAAAACCTTCTGGAATGATGTGTTCTCCCATAAAACACCTTATGAAAACTGTTTTTGCATAGTCTCTCCAAGGTCTTCCTAAATAAACAGTATGCTTCCTTGCATCACTTATGAATTTGCAATCCAAGAATACATATCCAAATTCTTTTCCTTCTGGCGTTGAGGCTGCTGCTATAAACCCATTAACCTCTTTATTTTTATCATTAGAAAAAATCTCACATTTATTGAATACAGCAGTGGCGGAACCAAATATAAAGTCTATATCTCCTCTTATATAACAATTTTCATAATACTGCCTTACATCTCTTCTTTTCATACCGTCCTTTGGCCCACCAAAATTGTTTCCCTCTATAGGCTTTGGAGGAAGTGGTCCTGTAAATAGGGTATCTTGGTTTGCTAATAATCTACAGTTTCTAAAAATCATTCTATCGCCATCAGCATAAACCGCAACTGCTTGTCCTACTAGATCTCCGTCTCCTGCATTATTTTCTACAGTTATATTTTCACAAATAAAATCATCGCCATCCACAAACATTGTATAGGAGTTAAAAGTTCTCATTCTCTCTTTATTAGCCATCAAGGTATTAGCTGAATCATTAAAGGTTATGACCGTGCTACTTACATCTTCACCAATTAGACTTATAAAAGGTTTTCTTATACTTAGTTTTTCCTTGTAAACTCCAGCTTTAACCTTTATAATAACCCTTTTCTTATTGTTCTTAGACACACTGTCCACTGCTTTTTGTATTGTATCAAAATCCCCATCATCATTTTTCGATACTATCAAAATAAACACCCCTTTTAATTTTTCACCTGCTGCAAAATCACTGTTCTCTTATAAAAACCATATCTCTTATAAAACTCCAGAACTTTCTCATTTCCCTCTGCTACTCCTATTATTTTATTATCTGCTCCATTTTTATCTAACCATTTAAGTGCTCTAGTCATTAATTTATCACCTAATCCAAAGCCTCTGCACTCTTTTTCAATGAAAATAGACTCAATCTCTCCCAAGTTTTTATTTTTTATAGTACTTATGCAGTAACCTACATATTCATCATTTCTTTTAATTAAATCAATATTCAATGATTTAGTATCTTTATTTGTAAAGCTCTTACGTCTATCTTCAAATTTAAATTTTTCATATCTAGCATAAAAATACTTGGAACCACATTTATGGTGCTCATTTAACTTTTCCCATAAAGGCTTTACTAACTCTAATAATTCCGCATCTCCATTTACAAATTGAAACTCCTCCATAATCAATTCACATCCTAAAATAATAATACCTTAATTATACATTAATACCATTTTAATTGTCCATTATTGTTATTATTTATACAGCATAAATAATAACAATACTCAAATACTAAACTCATTAGCTAAATCTTTGCTTTACACTTAATTTATGAGGAGATGTTTTAAATGAAAGCCATAACTTTTGAAGGCATGAACAATGTTAAGGTTAAAAATGTAAATGACCCGAATATCATAAAAAATGATGATGCAATTATTAAAATAACTTCTACTACAATATGTGGTTCCGACCTTCATCTTCTTCGTGGAACCATGCCAAAAGTTCCTCATGGATTTATTATAGGCCATGAAGCAATGGGAATTGTTGAAGAAACAGGAAAGGAAGTCACAAACTTAAAAAAAGGTGATAGAGTAATTGTGCCTTTTCCTGTTTCCTGCGGTCACTGCTGGTACTGTACTCACGGTCTTTCTAGCCAATGCGATAACTCAAACGAGCATGGTGAAGTTGGTGCTATATATGGATACGGTGATTTAATGGGAGGCTACGATGGCGGTCAGGCTGAATACTTAAGAGTTCCATATGCAAACTTTGGGCCTAAATTAGTACCTGAAAATCTTACAGATGAACAGGTTCTTTTTCTAACTGATATACTTCCAACTTCTTATTGGGGCACAATAGTAAATGGAGGAGTTAAGCAAGGTGACACCGTAGTCGTTCTTGGCTGTGGTCCAGTTGGACTTTTAGCTCAAAAATGGGCAGCTTATGCAGGTGCTTCTAGAATAATCGCAGTAGATAACATAGACTATAGATTAGAGCATGCAAAAAAATACAACTCAGCAGAAATATTAAACTTCAATGACTACGACAATACAGGAGAATACATCAAAGAAATAACTCATGGAGGAGCAGACGTTGTAATTGACTGTGTTGGAATGGACGGAGAAAGGTCTCCTATTGAAAATGTAGAAACTCTATTAAAAATACAGGGTGGTTCAAAGTCCGCAATAGAAATATCAACTCAAGCAGTAAGAAGAGGTGGAACAGTATCTGTTGTCGGCGTTTACGGTGCAAGATACAATAACTTTCCTTTTGGAGACTTCTTCTCTAGAAATATAACCATAAAAACTGGTCAATGCCCAGCACATTCTTATGTAGATGTTATTTTAGATCTCATAAAGCAAAATAAATTTGATGCTACTGATATAATAACTCATACTATGTCTCTTTCTGATGGTGAAAAAGCATATAATTTATTCAATAATAAACTTGATAATTGTATAAAAGTCATATTAAAACCATAAAATCTTTATATAAATACGGAGTTTTGGTAACAAACATACATGCCAAAACCCCCTTAACTTATAAATTCTTGCCTTTTATGAAATCTTCTCTATGAGGTGTAAACACATCCAAGAGCACTCCCTTTTTAAGACATTTACAGCCATGTACTATATTCGGTAATTTAAAAAGTGTGTCTCCTTTTTTCACTACTTTCTTAATTCCATCAATTTGAAATTCAAATTCTCCTTCTAATACGTATGAAAGCTGTGTATGAGGATGATTATGTAGTTCTCCTACAGCTCCCTCTTCAAAATGCACCTCAACAGCCATAAGTTCTTCACCAAATGCTAATATCTTTCTTTTTATCCCTTCTCCTGCTGGTTCAAATTCTCTTTCTTTGCCGTATACAAAAGCCTCATTCATAATGTTCAATCCTCCCCTTAAATATTTCATACTTGTCTCTCTACATAACATTTTAGCACAAACTTTCCTAATTTCTATGTAAATAAAATAAGGGAGTTTTATTATAATAATTTCTCCATAATGAATTTTAATTTAGTATAGAACATTTTACATATTTCTCTTGAAGATTTTTCTTTTAATACTATAATTAGTATAGTGATTTAATGATCTTATAAAATACAATTAGAAGGTGAATCTTTTGAATAAACCAAATGAAAGAAAAAAAATATTAATTAAACGTTCCATTTTAGTAGGCTGCACTGCTATTATATGTTGGACTTGCTTTTTTATATTTGGAACATATTATAGAAAAAAAACTACTGCAGCTGCAAATGAATTCAAAAATAAAGCTGCTCTTTCTAAAAAAGTACATCATAATTCAAAAGCAGACAAGTTAGCTAAAAAAGCTCCAATAATTCCTGGATACCTTGAACCGTGGAAGCTTCAAAAAAACAATCCTAAAAAAACAGCATATTTAACCTTTGATGATGGCCCATCTCCTAATACTACAAAAATATTGGATATATTAAATGCTAATAAAATCAAAGCCACATTTTTTATTCTTGGTAAAAACGCAGAAATGCATCCTGACTTGGTAAAGTTAGAATATAAATATGGAAATTCTATAGGTAACCATACTTATTCTCACAATATACGTTATAATGAATCAACTGATGAATTTTTAGCTGATGTTAACAGATGCGATTCTGTTTTAAAATCAATTTTAGGTGATAAATATACTCCAAAGCTACTTAGATTTCCTGGAGGTTCTGGCGCACCAAGAGAGACTAGATTGGCTCCTTTTAGGCAAGCTGTAACAAATGCAGGATATAGATATCTAGATTGGAATGATGAAACTGGCGATGCTGAATATAGGCTTGCTCCTGTTCCTACGTTAATGTCAAACCTGGAACATAATACAGGTAATCAGCATACCGTAGTTGTTTTAATGCATGATGCCGCTGCAAAAACCACCTCAGTAGACGCACTACCACAGGTAATTCAATACTTGAAAAACTTAGGTTATACTTTTGATAAAATCTCGTAATTATATAAAGAAAAAGCAAGAGAACTCTCTTGCTTTTTCTTTATATAGCTTCATATCCTATGGCAATTTATTTCCTGCTGCTCTATATATTTCGTACCATTCCTTCCTTGTAAGCTCTATATCTGAAGCTTTGCAAATATCCTTCAAACGATTAACGTTCGTTGTACCAACTATTGGCTGCATTTTAGCCGGATGCCTTAAAAGCCAAGCAATTGCTATAGCCGTATTCTTAACACCTTTATCTCTTGCTATGTTATTTATTACTTTATTTAATTCTGGAAATTTATCGTTATCCAAAAATACCCCTTCAAAAAAGCCATACTGGAAGGGTGACCAAGGCTGAATTGTTATATCGTTCAATCTGCAATAATCCAGAACACTTCCATCACAATTAATTGAAGCCTCATTTTTCATATTTACGTTTAGTCCTGCATCAATCATTCCCGTATGCATTATACTAAGCTGAAGTTGATTTATTATTATCTTATTATTTAAATATTTACTTAGAAGCTCAATTTGCATAGGATTTTGATTACTAACTCCAAAGTGCCTAACCTTTCCACTCGAGCTTAACGTCTCAAATGCTTCTGCAACCTCCTCAGGCTCCATTAATGCATCAGGACGGTGAAGAAGTAAAACATCTAAGTATTCAGTTTTAAGTCTTTTTAAACTTTGATCTACTGAATTTAAAATATGCTCCTTTGAAAAATCAAAAAATCCTTTTCTTATGCCGCATTTTGATTGTATTATAAGCTTCTCTCTAACACTAGGTTTCATATCAATTGCTTCCGAAAAAATTTCCTCACATCTACCGCCACCATATATATCAGCATGATCAAAGAAATTAATTCCTTCTTCAAGTGCAGTACTAATAAGTTTACTAGCATCACTTACAGTAAGTTCGCTAAGCCTCATACACCCAAGAGAAATCTCAGATACATTAGAAAGCTCTCCTTTACCTATGTTTAAAGTTTTCATTAATAAACACCCCTTTTGACTATATAATCTAATAAAACCATCCAGCTACCCTCTCCTTTTAATATACCCTAACATTTAATATTCCCTT is from Clostridium acetobutylicum ATCC 824 and encodes:
- a CDS encoding aldo/keto reductase; this translates as MKTLNIGKGELSNVSEISLGCMRLSELTVSDASKLISTALEEGINFFDHADIYGGGRCEEIFSEAIDMKPSVREKLIIQSKCGIRKGFFDFSKEHILNSVDQSLKRLKTEYLDVLLLHRPDALMEPEEVAEAFETLSSSGKVRHFGVSNQNPMQIELLSKYLNNKIIINQLQLSIMHTGMIDAGLNVNMKNEASINCDGSVLDYCRLNDITIQPWSPFQYGFFEGVFLDNDKFPELNKVINNIARDKGVKNTAIAIAWLLRHPAKMQPIVGTTNVNRLKDICKASDIELTRKEWYEIYRAAGNKLP
- a CDS encoding GNAT family N-acetyltransferase: MEEFQFVNGDAELLELVKPLWEKLNEHHKCGSKYFYARYEKFKFEDRRKSFTNKDTKSLNIDLIKRNDEYVGYCISTIKNKNLGEIESIFIEKECRGFGLGDKLMTRALKWLDKNGADNKIIGVAEGNEKVLEFYKRYGFYKRTVILQQVKN
- a CDS encoding FAD-dependent oxidoreductase; protein product: MNKYKKLFEPIKIGKCEIKNRFALAPMGPLGLADSEGGFNQRGIDYYTERAKGGTGLIITGVTFVDNEVEEHGMPNCPCPTHNPVQFVRTGREMTERIHAYNSKVFLQMSGGFGRVTIPTNLGEFPPVAPSPIQHRWLDKTCRELTVDEIKSIVKKFGEGAFNAKRAGFDGVQIHAVHEGYLIDQFAISLFNHRTDEYGGSLENRLRFAREIVEEIKNRCGEDFPVTLRYSPKSFIKDLRDGALPGEEFVEKGRDLDEGVEAAKLLVSYGYDALDTDVGSYDSWWWSHPPMYQEKGLYRKYAKLMKDTVDVPVICAGRMDDPDMALEAVENGTCDVISLGRPLLADPDYVNKLRSNKCKSIRPCISCQEGCMGRVQHYSMLNCAVNPQACKERANSLTPIIKSKKVLIVGGGVAGCEAARVLALRGHEPVLYEKSNRLGGNLIPGGAPSFKEDDIALADWYTNTLKELNVEVNLNSEVTKEQILNSKFDTVIVATGSTPKVFPLGDDEKVFTAAEVLLGQKDPGETTVVVGGGLVGCELALDLAKKGKKVTIVEALNKILALNGPLCSANSEMLQKLIPFNGIDVKANSKVKGYKNGLLKMETENGIEELPCDSVILSVGYKEENSLYKELEFEIPEIYLLGDARKVSNIMYGIWDAFEVANHI
- a CDS encoding pectinesterase family protein; this translates as MIVSKNDDGDFDTIQKAVDSVSKNNKKRVIIKVKAGVYKEKLSIRKPFISLIGEDVSSTVITFNDSANTLMANKERMRTFNSYTMFVDGDDFICENITVENNAGDGDLVGQAVAVYADGDRMIFRNCRLLANQDTLFTGPLPPKPIEGNNFGGPKDGMKRRDVRQYYENCYIRGDIDFIFGSATAVFNKCEIFSNDKNKEVNGFIAAASTPEGKEFGYVFLDCKFISDARKHTVYLGRPWRDYAKTVFIRCFMGEHIIPEGFHNWNKANAEKESYYAEYKSYGPGAANDKRVKWAKLLNDKEVEKYSITNILKGNDDWKVI
- a CDS encoding cupin domain-containing protein, with protein sequence MNEAFVYGKEREFEPAGEGIKRKILAFGEELMAVEVHFEEGAVGELHNHPHTQLSYVLEGEFEFQIDGIKKVVKKGDTLFKLPNIVHGCKCLKKGVLLDVFTPHREDFIKGKNL
- a CDS encoding polysaccharide deacetylase family protein: MNLLNKPNERKKILIKRSILVGCTAIICWTCFFIFGTYYRKKTTAAANEFKNKAALSKKVHHNSKADKLAKKAPIIPGYLEPWKLQKNNPKKTAYLTFDDGPSPNTTKILDILNANKIKATFFILGKNAEMHPDLVKLEYKYGNSIGNHTYSHNIRYNESTDEFLADVNRCDSVLKSILGDKYTPKLLRFPGGSGAPRETRLAPFRQAVTNAGYRYLDWNDETGDAEYRLAPVPTLMSNLEHNTGNQHTVVVLMHDAAAKTTSVDALPQVIQYLKNLGYTFDKIS
- a CDS encoding zinc-dependent alcohol dehydrogenase, producing MKAITFEGMNNVKVKNVNDPNIIKNDDAIIKITSTTICGSDLHLLRGTMPKVPHGFIIGHEAMGIVEETGKEVTNLKKGDRVIVPFPVSCGHCWYCTHGLSSQCDNSNEHGEVGAIYGYGDLMGGYDGGQAEYLRVPYANFGPKLVPENLTDEQVLFLTDILPTSYWGTIVNGGVKQGDTVVVLGCGPVGLLAQKWAAYAGASRIIAVDNIDYRLEHAKKYNSAEILNFNDYDNTGEYIKEITHGGADVVIDCVGMDGERSPIENVETLLKIQGGSKSAIEISTQAVRRGGTVSVVGVYGARYNNFPFGDFFSRNITIKTGQCPAHSYVDVILDLIKQNKFDATDIITHTMSLSDGEKAYNLFNNKLDNCIKVILKP
- a CDS encoding DUF421 domain-containing protein, which translates into the protein MELNLIFKTIILFLAGTFILRIAGRKSISQMTMAQTIVMISLGALLVGPIVSKSLIVTILIACLLGLLMIATEYIQMKSDFLENLFSGKSVMVIENGKVNLVKLRKLRMSLDKLEMRLREAGISSIEDLKYATIELDGQLGYELKDEKKPLTKEDFNLMMSEISNMKKSLKYGINPSNLPKNDIFEEVKTNKFEGDDKEPS